One Acidimicrobiia bacterium genomic window carries:
- a CDS encoding S8 family serine peptidase, producing the protein MAIAKRTRGSALAVCLAVGLSMTGVVAPSTAAASGSAGPPVRAKPAGPLSVRLQALAAASAGGASPSAAAQDSAVGLPARGPASLLHSRDGRLIVEVRTADTSAATIARLRRVGAVVNVAKRWRTTTLAIAPTRLTALARITGVQSAMESLAPVTNSVAANPTPAAAASGACGSVHSEADAQLRANVARNHDFVDGSGQTVGILSNSFDAQHAAADVASGDLPGPGNPCGRLTPVKVLADDTPGADEGRAMAQLVHDIAPGAAIDFATADEGTMDFASNIGALKAAGANVLVDDYTYFAEPFFQDGPVAVAVNDATADGHTNYFSSAGNFNVVAGGHDVGSYEAAKYRPTACPPAVAAYGAGEHDCHDFDPGPGVSNGDTLSLGGFNELKLDFQYAEPWFGVTDDFDVFLVDASSGAVVAASTDDNQVTQQPFEFVDIYHFDSTDVRVVIARHSGRGRPRLKFSLLGSRGIDAAQFATSSGPDVIGPTIFGHNGAANAVSVAAVPATSTTDPETYSSRGPVTMVYGPVDGTTAAPPLPRVVRLAKPDLAATDCVATTFFSSGVFCGTSAAAPNAAAVAALMRQRNPKARAKLIVNKLKATAAPMENGTPQSVGSGLVDAAAAVTAVGGKPQYAKFTDAGMDYPLAITAGPDGALWVGSYGGEITRVTTSGAITNFPDARIGYTDGIATGADGNIWFTNKLANQIGRITPAGVVTIFTDATLSGPSSITSRPDGALWFVNATYPNYSVGRIATDGTITRFTDPSINGPGQITTGPDGNLWFTNLGPPRSASVGSIGRITTAGVVTSYTADGKVYQPVGIAVGGDGALWFTQGDAPGRIGRITTAGEISYIYDPSILTAGQMASGPDGAVWFTDGGGPSLGDESVDRLSMNGVATRFTDPSLERPSGIVTGPDGNVWTANFDSKTIGRFTASFRRVSVVMHPTMNTPFGITNGPGGVLWFTNRDGSSISRVSTAGVVTNFTDPTISGPTGIVAGPDNALWFTNSGNHSIGRITWKGAVKSYTVPDIGTPQSIAAGPDGALWFTTLGDGVGRVTTAGHITMYHDAAIARSYDITTGPDGALWFTDLGPLTTGIGAVARITTDGTITRFSDPVMRRPFGITAGPDGALWYADIGGNSIGRITTDGTVTNFTASGLSSPRMITVGPDGALWFTIDADLGRMTTAGSFSSPLTVGFGGPQAQAQDLTTGPDGQLWFTGLDNVVGHVNLVDYF; encoded by the coding sequence ATGGCAATCGCGAAGCGGACGCGTGGGTCGGCCCTGGCCGTGTGCCTGGCCGTTGGCCTCTCGATGACGGGCGTGGTGGCGCCGTCGACGGCGGCTGCGAGCGGTTCCGCGGGGCCACCGGTTCGGGCCAAGCCCGCGGGCCCGCTGTCGGTGCGGCTGCAGGCGCTGGCGGCCGCGAGCGCGGGCGGGGCATCGCCGTCGGCCGCCGCGCAGGACTCGGCGGTCGGCCTGCCGGCCCGCGGTCCGGCCTCACTGCTGCACAGCCGCGACGGCCGCCTGATCGTCGAGGTCCGCACGGCCGACACGTCGGCGGCGACGATCGCACGACTCCGAAGGGTCGGCGCCGTCGTCAACGTCGCGAAGCGGTGGCGTACGACCACGCTGGCCATCGCGCCGACGCGCCTGACCGCGCTCGCGCGAATCACCGGCGTCCAGAGCGCGATGGAGAGCCTCGCACCGGTGACGAACTCGGTCGCGGCGAACCCGACGCCCGCCGCGGCGGCGAGCGGTGCGTGCGGATCGGTCCACTCGGAGGCCGACGCGCAACTCCGCGCGAACGTCGCGCGCAATCACGACTTCGTCGACGGGTCCGGCCAGACCGTCGGCATCCTCTCCAACTCCTTCGACGCCCAGCACGCGGCGGCCGACGTCGCGTCGGGAGACCTGCCCGGTCCGGGCAACCCGTGCGGCCGGCTCACGCCGGTGAAGGTTCTCGCCGACGACACGCCGGGAGCCGACGAAGGACGCGCCATGGCGCAGCTCGTCCACGACATCGCGCCGGGCGCGGCGATCGACTTCGCGACGGCCGACGAGGGCACGATGGACTTCGCGTCGAACATCGGCGCGCTCAAGGCGGCGGGCGCGAACGTCCTCGTCGACGACTACACCTACTTCGCCGAGCCGTTCTTCCAGGACGGCCCTGTGGCGGTCGCGGTGAACGACGCGACCGCCGACGGCCACACGAACTACTTCTCGTCCGCCGGCAACTTCAACGTCGTCGCGGGCGGGCACGACGTCGGTTCGTACGAAGCGGCGAAGTACCGCCCGACCGCGTGCCCACCGGCGGTTGCCGCGTACGGCGCGGGCGAGCACGACTGCCACGACTTCGATCCCGGTCCGGGTGTGAGCAACGGCGACACGTTGAGCCTCGGCGGGTTCAACGAGCTCAAGCTCGACTTCCAGTACGCGGAACCGTGGTTCGGCGTCACCGACGACTTCGACGTGTTCCTCGTCGACGCGAGCTCGGGCGCGGTGGTCGCGGCGTCGACCGACGACAACCAAGTCACCCAACAGCCGTTCGAGTTCGTCGACATCTACCACTTCGACTCGACCGACGTGCGCGTCGTCATCGCCCGTCATTCCGGTCGGGGGCGCCCGCGTCTGAAGTTCTCCCTGCTCGGGAGTCGTGGCATCGACGCGGCGCAGTTCGCGACGAGTAGCGGACCCGACGTGATCGGCCCGACGATCTTCGGTCACAACGGCGCGGCGAATGCCGTGAGCGTCGCCGCGGTTCCGGCGACGAGCACGACCGATCCCGAGACGTACTCGTCGCGCGGCCCGGTGACGATGGTCTACGGACCGGTCGACGGGACCACAGCCGCTCCACCACTGCCGCGCGTCGTCCGGCTCGCGAAGCCCGACCTCGCCGCGACCGACTGTGTGGCGACGACCTTCTTCTCGTCCGGCGTGTTCTGTGGCACGTCGGCGGCCGCGCCGAACGCGGCCGCTGTCGCCGCGCTCATGCGGCAGCGCAACCCGAAGGCCCGCGCCAAGTTGATCGTGAACAAGTTGAAGGCGACGGCTGCGCCGATGGAGAACGGCACACCGCAATCGGTCGGTTCCGGTCTCGTCGACGCCGCTGCAGCCGTCACCGCCGTCGGCGGCAAGCCGCAGTACGCGAAGTTCACCGACGCGGGCATGGACTACCCGCTCGCGATCACGGCCGGCCCCGACGGCGCGCTCTGGGTCGGCAGCTACGGCGGAGAGATCACGCGCGTCACCACGAGCGGCGCGATCACGAACTTCCCGGACGCGCGGATCGGCTACACCGACGGCATCGCGACGGGCGCCGACGGCAACATCTGGTTCACCAACAAGCTCGCGAACCAGATCGGCCGGATCACGCCGGCGGGGGTCGTCACGATCTTCACCGACGCGACCCTGAGCGGACCGTCGTCGATCACGAGTAGGCCCGACGGCGCACTCTGGTTCGTGAACGCGACCTATCCCAACTACTCGGTCGGGCGCATCGCGACCGACGGCACGATCACGCGGTTCACCGATCCGAGCATCAACGGCCCCGGGCAGATCACGACGGGACCCGACGGCAACCTGTGGTTCACGAACCTCGGGCCGCCCCGCTCGGCGTCGGTCGGTTCGATCGGACGCATCACGACCGCGGGGGTGGTGACGAGCTACACCGCGGACGGCAAGGTCTACCAACCGGTCGGGATCGCGGTCGGTGGCGATGGCGCGCTCTGGTTCACGCAAGGCGACGCGCCCGGCCGCATCGGTCGTATCACGACGGCCGGGGAGATCTCGTACATCTACGACCCGAGCATCCTCACCGCGGGTCAGATGGCGAGCGGACCCGACGGCGCGGTCTGGTTCACCGACGGCGGCGGGCCGTCCCTCGGTGACGAATCGGTCGACCGACTGTCGATGAACGGCGTCGCCACGAGGTTCACGGACCCCTCGCTGGAGCGCCCCTCCGGGATCGTCACCGGTCCCGACGGGAACGTGTGGACCGCGAACTTCGACAGCAAGACGATCGGCCGCTTCACCGCGAGCTTCCGGCGGGTGAGTGTCGTCATGCATCCGACCATGAACACACCCTTCGGGATCACGAACGGTCCGGGCGGCGTGCTGTGGTTCACGAACCGCGACGGGAGCTCGATCTCACGCGTGTCGACCGCGGGTGTCGTCACCAACTTCACCGACCCGACGATCAGCGGACCGACGGGCATCGTTGCCGGTCCCGACAACGCGCTGTGGTTCACGAACAGCGGCAATCACAGCATCGGGCGGATCACGTGGAAGGGCGCGGTGAAGAGCTACACCGTGCCCGACATCGGCACCCCGCAGTCGATCGCGGCCGGGCCCGACGGCGCGCTCTGGTTCACGACACTGGGCGACGGTGTGGGCCGCGTCACGACCGCCGGACACATCACGATGTACCACGACGCGGCGATCGCGCGGTCGTACGACATCACGACCGGCCCTGACGGCGCGCTCTGGTTCACCGACCTCGGCCCGCTCACGACCGGGATCGGCGCGGTCGCGCGCATCACGACCGACGGCACGATCACGCGTTTCAGCGATCCGGTGATGCGAAGGCCCTTCGGTATCACCGCGGGACCCGACGGCGCGCTCTGGTACGCCGACATCGGCGGCAACTCGATCGGTCGGATCACGACGGACGGCACCGTGACGAACTTCACCGCTTCGGGTCTCAGTAGCCCGCGCATGATCACGGTCGGTCCCGACGGCGCGCTGTGGTTCACGATCGACGCGGACCTCGGACGCATGACGACCGCCGGTTCGTTCTCGAGCCCGCTTACGGTCGGCTTCGGCGGCCCGCAGGCACAGGCGCAGGACCTCACCACCGGGCCCGACGGTCAGCTGTGGTTCACCGGCCTCGACAACGTCGTCGGGCACGTCAACCTGGTCGACTACTTCTGA
- a CDS encoding glyoxalase, whose translation MTANTFKSIRTVAVPVSDQDRTQAALARLGFSVAMDAELRPGFRWIEMAPADGEPSIALVLTGPELPTGVDTGIRLTTDDARAAHAAIEGVGFTAGELLDWPGVPLMFSFVDLDGNRFYVSETD comes from the coding sequence ATGACTGCGAACACGTTCAAGAGCATCCGTACGGTCGCGGTGCCGGTCTCCGACCAGGACCGCACCCAGGCCGCGCTCGCACGGCTCGGCTTCTCTGTCGCGATGGACGCCGAGCTGCGGCCCGGCTTCCGCTGGATCGAGATGGCGCCGGCCGACGGTGAACCGTCGATCGCGCTCGTCCTCACCGGACCCGAGCTGCCGACCGGCGTCGACACCGGCATCCGCCTCACCACCGACGACGCGCGCGCCGCGCACGCGGCGATCGAAGGTGTCGGCTTCACGGCGGGGGAGCTGCTGGATTGGCCGGGCGTCCCGTTGATGTTCTCCTTCGTCGACCTCGACGGGAATCGCTTCTACGTCAGCGAGACCGACTGA
- a CDS encoding PPOX class F420-dependent oxidoreductase: protein MSFTEQEAEYLGSQRLARIATVAPDGQPDVTPVGFEFDGTYFYVGGMSQLETRKYHNVRDGNDKVAIVIDDVVSADPWTPRFVRVYGVAQNVERVGQAGPGSYLRITPVVSWSWNLDGRPFGNGEGPSGPRRTVHVPG, encoded by the coding sequence ATGTCATTCACCGAGCAAGAGGCCGAGTACCTGGGGTCGCAGCGACTCGCTCGCATTGCGACGGTCGCACCCGACGGGCAGCCCGATGTCACGCCCGTCGGCTTCGAGTTCGACGGCACGTACTTCTACGTCGGCGGCATGAGTCAGCTGGAGACGCGGAAGTACCACAACGTGCGTGACGGCAACGACAAGGTCGCGATCGTGATCGACGACGTCGTTTCGGCGGATCCGTGGACGCCGCGCTTCGTGCGTGTGTACGGCGTCGCCCAGAACGTCGAACGCGTCGGTCAGGCGGGTCCGGGCTCGTATCTCCGGATCACGCCGGTGGTGTCGTGGAGCTGGAACCTCGACGGTCGACCGTTCGGCAACGGCGAGGGTCCGTCGGGACCGCGGCGGACGGTTCACGTACCCGGCTGA
- a CDS encoding GNAT family N-acetyltransferase, whose translation MTQARLLTARLELVPLADEHLPLEVELDSDPEVLRYLSSGASTPDEVAEKHRGRVARAGTVDGLGVWIGFTRDVSRDVTRDSPRDFVGMWMLQPPHGPSQVKVPGEAELGYRILRLHWRRGYAREGSLELIRYGFEELGLKRILAQTMTVNTPSRATMASVGMRYVRTFVEEFDDPLPGTEQGEVEYEIRRADWRGEPR comes from the coding sequence GTGACCCAGGCGCGCCTGCTCACCGCGCGGCTCGAGCTCGTGCCGCTCGCCGACGAGCACCTGCCACTCGAGGTCGAGCTCGATTCGGATCCCGAGGTGCTGCGGTACCTGTCGTCGGGCGCGTCGACGCCCGACGAGGTCGCGGAGAAGCACCGGGGACGCGTCGCCCGCGCCGGCACCGTCGACGGACTCGGTGTGTGGATCGGTTTCACCCGCGACGTCTCGCGCGATGTCACGCGCGATTCGCCGCGCGACTTCGTCGGGATGTGGATGCTGCAGCCGCCGCACGGGCCGAGTCAGGTGAAGGTGCCCGGCGAGGCCGAGCTCGGCTACCGCATCCTCCGGCTTCACTGGCGTCGGGGCTACGCGCGCGAAGGATCGTTGGAGTTGATCCGTTACGGCTTCGAGGAGCTCGGACTGAAACGGATCCTCGCCCAGACGATGACGGTCAACACGCCGTCGCGGGCGACGATGGCGTCGGTGGGCATGCGGTACGTCCGCACGTTCGTCGAGGAGTTCGACGATCCGCTGCCCGGGACCGAGCAGGGTGAGGTCGAGTACGAGATCCGGCGCGCCGACTGGCGCGGTGAGCCGCGGTGA
- a CDS encoding type VI secretion system tube protein Hcp has protein sequence MDRALRASIRRTFAVVVVLAVGAAGWALHSVASPSHDSGARKSPAAMNASDLLRAAASASAGIYLQYDGVTGPPGTTYKTDAPISSFSFGISRVPITTSGTRGGSTPSVSDINLTHAMDKYSAPLLQRSLTGSGNDTAVLYFTDVNTKTGALVKYLEIDLGHVLISGFQTSASGATVPTESLTLNFTTITLIAHFAGAPVQTITYNLP, from the coding sequence ATGGACCGAGCGCTGCGCGCGTCGATTCGGAGAACATTCGCGGTCGTGGTCGTGCTCGCCGTGGGCGCGGCGGGTTGGGCGCTCCACAGTGTCGCGTCGCCGTCGCACGATTCGGGTGCGCGCAAGTCGCCCGCGGCGATGAATGCGTCAGACCTGTTGCGCGCCGCGGCGTCGGCGAGTGCGGGTATCTACCTGCAGTACGACGGCGTCACCGGCCCGCCGGGCACGACCTACAAGACCGACGCGCCGATCTCTTCGTTCTCGTTCGGCATCTCGCGCGTTCCGATCACGACGAGCGGAACGCGCGGTGGAAGCACGCCGAGCGTCTCCGACATCAACCTCACGCACGCGATGGACAAGTACAGCGCACCACTGTTGCAACGCTCGCTGACGGGTAGTGGGAACGACACCGCGGTCCTCTACTTCACCGACGTCAACACGAAGACCGGCGCGCTGGTGAAGTACCTCGAGATCGACCTCGGCCACGTACTGATCTCGGGCTTCCAGACGTCGGCCAGCGGCGCGACCGTGCCGACCGAGAGCCTGACGCTGAACTTCACGACGATCACGTTGATCGCACACTTCGCCGGCGCGCCGGTGCAAACGATCACGTACAACCTGCCGTAG
- a CDS encoding Calx-beta domain-containing protein: protein MVLVGVSGSAAGAATQTATHTFPQVSCTANVSGGTVTQKEDITVTLTAPDKVTPGQQFTVGFPGGSSVLPASASGFTVKSYQDLSLSYAVNGTTFDNGTIVNPGTATINGNPTANVVSLPTSTSIKIAQPGPFPPGTLVTPDVAVDATSGAVGSSVSLNALSLTTTANLSNGLTAKVTCNIPQDTIISVPVVQSMPAPTVDAGPDVNGIVNTAIALHGTVTSNGSPTDAWTTSDPACVVADPSAAVTTVSCSNPGTFTASLTADDGINAPVSDSAQISVEQNVPLVVNAGADVSGAVSHAITLNGTVSDPGHTPTSTWTINTTSCTIANAHAASTTVTCSAVGAFTATLSATDGANSAGDDAKVTVNADRPPVVEAGPAATGETGAPIALAGSVTDPENDPVAVAWAAPSACTFADAHQAATTITCNGPGAYTATLTGNDGFNSAVSDTTSVVVTDNLFPFNWDVDATTHLKKLNQDVTVPTGSFDGVVDLTTGTISGDITLPPAQMTLNLAGIGLVTANMQIVEAQPITGTLDPSTFAVSATAVFNINIPSAYPTATPTVNIVGDTCTTSSPVSVTMTGTANLAGASTFSGTYTIPNLKTCGVTTTALNLVVPGPGNTFTAVVQPPPAAPAVTTDPTDQTITPGQSYSFTAASSGYPAPAQQWQISTDAGSTFTNIAGATADSYTGTGALADSGHELRAVFTNASGTTTSAAATLVVAVAPHSPTVGNATARVGGANVRFTAPADDGGSPILDSTAQCTSSGGGVSGSGTNTSSPIAVTGLTAGAPYTCTVTARNVIGSSAPSSASNSVVPTAVPSVTTQPGDTSVPAGTAYSFTAAAAGVPAPTVQWQSSTDGGATFHDISGATDPSYSATAALADSGTQFRAAFTNSVGNATTNAATLTVTPVAPHITTQPDDQSVIPSGTYSFTAAAAGAPTPTVQWQVSTDGGTTFHDISGATDTTYTETGVRSDSGTRYRAVFTNSAGSKATNAATLTVADHTWISIGNAAIAEGDTGKARTAQLAVTLTQPSTQPVTVHYATANGRATAPTDYKAKSGTITFKAGKTTAYVSVAITPDQVTEANETVEVALSSPTGGYTLAPDRSTGVVTILNDDAGSGLSVRVGDASVCVTDVTAPVVKVWVSLSAPAPSTVTVVVTLVDGTAANGIDFKTMKPKTLTFKAGQLQKSVAVTAYPVSGGNTVRTASIKLSNASSGLTIGRATGTLTFMSE, encoded by the coding sequence GTGGTGCTGGTCGGCGTCTCGGGATCCGCGGCCGGCGCCGCAACCCAGACCGCGACGCACACGTTCCCGCAGGTGTCGTGCACCGCGAACGTCTCCGGCGGAACGGTCACGCAGAAGGAAGACATCACGGTCACGCTGACCGCGCCCGACAAGGTGACGCCGGGTCAGCAGTTCACCGTGGGCTTCCCGGGCGGGAGCAGCGTGCTGCCCGCTTCGGCGAGCGGCTTCACGGTGAAGTCGTACCAGGACCTCAGCCTGTCGTACGCGGTCAACGGCACGACGTTCGACAACGGAACGATCGTGAATCCCGGCACCGCGACGATCAACGGCAACCCGACAGCGAACGTCGTGAGCCTTCCGACGTCGACCTCGATCAAGATCGCGCAGCCGGGCCCGTTCCCTCCGGGCACGCTCGTCACGCCCGACGTGGCCGTCGACGCGACGTCCGGCGCGGTCGGATCGTCGGTCTCGCTGAACGCGCTCTCGCTCACGACCACGGCGAACCTCTCGAACGGTCTCACCGCGAAGGTGACGTGCAACATCCCGCAGGACACGATCATCAGCGTGCCCGTCGTGCAGTCGATGCCGGCGCCGACGGTCGACGCGGGACCCGACGTGAACGGCATCGTGAACACGGCGATCGCGCTCCACGGCACCGTCACCTCGAACGGGTCGCCGACCGACGCGTGGACGACGAGTGATCCCGCGTGCGTGGTCGCCGACCCGAGCGCGGCCGTAACGACGGTCAGCTGTTCGAACCCGGGCACGTTCACCGCGTCGCTCACCGCCGACGACGGGATCAACGCGCCGGTCAGCGACTCCGCGCAGATCAGCGTCGAGCAGAACGTGCCCCTCGTGGTCAACGCGGGCGCCGACGTGTCGGGCGCGGTCTCGCACGCGATCACGCTCAACGGCACCGTGAGCGATCCGGGCCACACCCCGACGAGCACGTGGACGATCAACACCACTTCGTGCACGATCGCCAACGCGCACGCGGCTTCGACGACCGTCACGTGCTCCGCGGTCGGCGCGTTCACCGCGACGTTGTCGGCGACCGATGGTGCGAACAGCGCCGGCGACGACGCCAAGGTCACCGTGAACGCGGATCGCCCGCCGGTCGTCGAGGCAGGACCGGCCGCGACGGGCGAGACCGGCGCCCCGATCGCGCTCGCCGGCAGTGTCACCGATCCCGAGAACGACCCGGTCGCCGTCGCGTGGGCCGCGCCGTCGGCGTGCACGTTCGCCGACGCGCACCAGGCGGCGACCACGATCACATGCAACGGGCCGGGCGCGTACACGGCCACCCTCACGGGGAACGACGGCTTCAACTCCGCCGTGAGTGACACGACGAGCGTCGTCGTCACCGACAACCTCTTCCCCTTCAACTGGGACGTCGACGCGACCACGCACCTGAAGAAGCTCAATCAGGACGTGACCGTGCCGACCGGCTCGTTCGACGGAGTCGTCGACCTCACGACCGGAACGATCAGCGGCGACATCACGCTCCCGCCCGCGCAGATGACGCTGAACCTCGCGGGCATCGGCCTCGTCACCGCCAACATGCAGATCGTCGAGGCGCAACCGATCACGGGCACGCTCGACCCGTCGACGTTCGCGGTCTCCGCGACCGCGGTGTTCAACATCAACATCCCGAGCGCGTATCCGACTGCGACCCCGACGGTGAACATCGTCGGCGACACCTGCACGACGTCGTCGCCGGTGAGCGTCACCATGACGGGCACCGCGAACCTGGCCGGCGCGTCGACGTTCTCGGGCACATACACGATCCCGAACCTGAAGACGTGCGGCGTGACGACGACCGCGCTGAACCTCGTCGTCCCCGGTCCGGGCAACACGTTCACGGCGGTCGTGCAACCCCCGCCGGCCGCGCCTGCGGTGACGACCGACCCGACCGACCAGACGATCACGCCCGGCCAGTCGTACTCGTTCACCGCCGCGTCGTCGGGCTACCCCGCACCCGCGCAGCAGTGGCAGATCTCGACCGATGCCGGGTCGACGTTCACGAACATCGCGGGTGCAACGGCCGACTCGTACACGGGCACCGGTGCACTCGCCGACTCGGGGCATGAGCTCCGTGCGGTGTTCACGAACGCGTCGGGCACCACGACGAGCGCAGCGGCAACGCTGGTCGTCGCGGTCGCACCGCACTCCCCGACCGTCGGCAACGCGACCGCGCGAGTCGGCGGCGCGAACGTCCGGTTCACCGCGCCGGCCGACGACGGCGGCAGCCCGATCCTCGACTCCACCGCACAGTGCACGTCGAGCGGCGGCGGTGTCAGCGGCTCGGGCACGAACACGTCGAGTCCGATCGCCGTCACCGGACTCACCGCCGGCGCGCCGTACACGTGCACCGTCACCGCGCGGAACGTGATCGGCTCGAGCGCGCCGTCGAGCGCGTCGAACTCCGTGGTGCCGACCGCGGTGCCATCGGTCACCACGCAACCGGGCGACACGTCGGTTCCCGCGGGAACGGCGTACTCGTTCACCGCGGCGGCAGCGGGCGTTCCCGCGCCGACCGTGCAGTGGCAGTCGTCGACCGACGGCGGCGCGACCTTCCACGACATCAGCGGCGCGACCGACCCGAGCTACTCCGCGACCGCGGCGCTCGCCGACTCCGGTACGCAGTTCCGGGCCGCGTTCACGAACTCCGTCGGCAACGCGACGACGAACGCGGCGACGCTCACCGTCACGCCGGTCGCGCCCCACATCACGACTCAGCCCGACGACCAGTCCGTCATTCCGAGCGGCACCTACTCCTTCACCGCCGCGGCGGCGGGCGCGCCCACGCCGACGGTGCAGTGGCAGGTGTCGACCGACGGCGGCACCACCTTCCACGACATCAGCGGTGCGACCGACACGACCTATACCGAGACCGGGGTCCGCAGCGATTCCGGAACGCGGTATCGCGCGGTGTTCACGAACTCGGCCGGGAGCAAGGCGACGAACGCGGCGACGCTCACGGTCGCCGATCACACATGGATCTCGATCGGCAACGCGGCGATCGCCGAAGGCGACACCGGCAAGGCGCGCACCGCGCAGCTCGCGGTGACGCTCACGCAACCGTCGACGCAGCCGGTCACGGTGCACTACGCGACGGCGAACGGCCGCGCCACCGCGCCGACCGACTACAAGGCGAAGAGCGGCACGATCACGTTCAAGGCCGGCAAGACGACGGCGTACGTGTCGGTCGCGATCACGCCCGATCAGGTCACGGAGGCGAACGAGACGGTCGAGGTCGCGCTCTCCAGCCCGACGGGCGGGTACACGCTCGCGCCCGACCGGTCGACAGGTGTCGTCACGATCCTGAACGACGATGCGGGCTCGGGGCTCAGCGTGCGCGTGGGCGACGCGTCGGTGTGCGTCACCGACGTCACGGCTCCGGTCGTGAAGGTCTGGGTGTCGCTCTCGGCGCCGGCGCCGTCGACGGTCACGGTGGTGGTCACCCTCGTCGACGGCACGGCCGCGAACGGCATCGACTTCAAGACGATGAAGCCGAAGACGCTGACCTTCAAGGCGGGACAGTTGCAGAAGTCGGTCGCGGTCACGGCGTATCCGGTCTCCGGCGGCAACACGGTGAGGACCGCGTCGATCAAGCTCTCGAACGCGAGCTCCGGCCTCACGATCGGACGCGCGACCGGAACCCTGACCTTCATGAGCGAGTGA
- a CDS encoding PKD domain-containing protein, which produces MMEPAKRARTRGSGLALAVLLATAAPIVSTVALTPTAAGAVAPPAFTAYVANSGANSLVPVKTKSKKAGAPISLGHAPQTVAITPDGRTAYVVSRIDGKVIPVDLATGTAGTAIAVGKDPQSIAITPNGKVAYVANSGDDTVTAINLVTNTPKRRILVSQFPIDVAIAPNGKTAYVANLNAASIWPIRIANNTTETPIVLPFLPWGIVISPDGSTAYVSDNAAEIVPITLSNNSIGTAIPTGDSVYGGMAITPDGKTLFVVNSDNDLVTTIDIATKTATHQINVGDDPTSIAMMPNGRTAYVTNVNDGTVTPIAVATFTAGPAIPVGGNPLGIAITPDQAPVAQIHATDAPPGSPTPFDATGSTVAYGTITHYTWRFGDGTMARTTVPTVHHLYTASGSFTATVTETSSAGTSLTKVFTGHTMLDNGGPSARVSTVVVIPT; this is translated from the coding sequence ATGATGGAACCGGCGAAGCGCGCTCGGACGCGCGGCTCAGGGCTCGCGCTCGCGGTGCTGCTCGCGACCGCGGCGCCGATCGTGTCGACGGTCGCGTTGACACCGACCGCGGCCGGAGCGGTCGCGCCGCCGGCGTTCACCGCGTACGTCGCCAACAGCGGGGCCAACTCACTCGTGCCGGTCAAGACGAAGTCGAAGAAGGCCGGCGCGCCGATCTCGCTCGGCCACGCGCCGCAAACGGTCGCGATCACGCCCGACGGCCGCACCGCGTATGTCGTGAGTCGGATCGACGGAAAGGTGATCCCGGTCGACCTTGCGACCGGCACGGCCGGAACCGCGATCGCTGTCGGCAAGGATCCACAGAGCATCGCGATCACGCCGAACGGCAAGGTCGCGTACGTCGCGAACAGCGGCGACGACACGGTGACGGCGATCAACCTCGTCACCAACACGCCAAAGCGGCGGATCCTCGTCAGCCAGTTCCCCATCGACGTCGCAATCGCACCGAACGGCAAGACCGCCTACGTGGCGAACCTCAACGCCGCGTCGATCTGGCCCATCCGGATCGCGAACAACACGACCGAGACGCCGATCGTGCTGCCGTTCCTTCCGTGGGGCATCGTGATCTCGCCCGACGGTTCGACCGCGTACGTGAGCGACAACGCCGCGGAGATCGTCCCGATCACGCTGTCGAACAACAGCATCGGAACCGCGATCCCGACCGGAGACAGCGTCTATGGCGGAATGGCCATCACGCCCGACGGCAAGACGCTCTTCGTCGTCAACTCCGACAACGACCTGGTGACGACGATCGACATCGCGACGAAGACCGCGACGCACCAGATCAACGTGGGCGACGACCCGACCTCGATCGCGATGATGCCGAACGGGCGCACCGCGTACGTCACGAACGTGAACGACGGCACCGTCACGCCCATCGCGGTCGCCACCTTCACCGCCGGCCCCGCGATCCCGGTCGGAGGCAATCCACTCGGCATCGCGATCACACCGGACCAGGCGCCGGTCGCCCAGATCCACGCGACCGACGCGCCGCCCGGAAGTCCGACGCCGTTCGACGCGACCGGCTCGACGGTCGCGTACGGAACGATCACCCACTACACGTGGAGATTCGGCGACGGCACCATGGCGCGCACGACCGTGCCGACGGTCCACCACCTCTACACGGCGTCGGGCTCGTTCACCGCGACGGTCACCGAGACGAGCTCGGCCGGCACGTCGTTGACGAAGGTGTTCACGGGCCACACCATGCTCGACAACGGTGGGCCGTCGGCGCGCGTGTCGACGGTGGTGGTCATCCCGACCTGA